A single window of uncultured Methanospirillum sp. DNA harbors:
- a CDS encoding class I SAM-dependent methyltransferase, whose product MSFENAERYDQLTRTTYARIYPVIASQILERTGICEGICVDIGSGPGPLSIALALQSDLWMISLDTSPKMQNLLWKNIRLRNLTERICPIIGGVHTIPLHDGSCDLVVSRGSYHFWSNLPGAFREIHRILKEGGIAYVGGGYGSAEIRDAINLKKKEENPERESVITPGMRFRKYGPGEIEDAIRAAIIGDYRIINDESGFWIIFSR is encoded by the coding sequence ATGTCCTTTGAAAATGCCGAACGATATGACCAGTTGACCAGAACGACATATGCACGGATTTATCCGGTTATTGCCAGCCAGATTCTTGAAAGAACCGGGATCTGCGAGGGCATCTGTGTAGATATTGGTTCTGGTCCTGGGCCTCTTTCTATTGCTCTGGCTCTCCAGTCTGATCTCTGGATGATTTCCCTTGATACCTCACCAAAAATGCAGAACCTTCTCTGGAAGAATATAAGGCTCAGAAACCTTACTGAACGAATATGCCCAATTATCGGCGGTGTTCATACCATCCCCCTCCATGATGGATCATGTGATCTTGTTGTAAGCCGTGGTTCGTATCACTTCTGGAGTAACCTTCCAGGTGCGTTTAGAGAGATCCATCGTATCCTCAAAGAAGGGGGTATCGCATATGTCGGGGGAGGGTATGGTTCAGCAGAGATCAGAGATGCCATCAATCTGAAGAAAAAAGAAGAGAACCCAGAACGGGAATCTGTGATTACTCCGGGAATGAGGTTTCGCAAATATGGTCCTGGAGAAATTGAAGATGCAATCAGGGCCGCCATCATCGGTGATTACCGGATAATCAATGATGAATCGGGGTTCTGGATAATTTTTTCACGATAG
- a CDS encoding aminotransferase class V-fold PLP-dependent enzyme, which yields MNKSHPPPRDIYLNNAATSWPKPESVIRAVHDHLLALPVESGRSTDELTLDPVQKARETVAEFFGCENPDNLIFTSGATQSLNMLIHGFAVGQASQFHAITTDLDHNSVLRPLTTLADQRRITLSIIPSRDGYIRPADVRDEIKDDTRLLVINQGSNVIGTVQKIQEIHAALKGTGIFLLVDGSQTAGQIPVDLSRLGADAFVFTGHKYLFGMPGTGGFWIRDPEAVQPIMQGGTGTNSSDLRQPAMLPERYEAGTPNYPGIISLEAGVTYIQETGFDRIADHQKRCIDAFYEPLKDSDSVIRYHPSPDIPVFAVNIKGMDPDTAGFVLRTTYGLITRTGLHCAPLIHNQITVGKGCVRLSPSLLTDPADCRYAGEILATLGKQVRASGM from the coding sequence GTGAACAAATCCCATCCACCACCGCGTGATATCTATCTCAATAATGCTGCAACCTCGTGGCCAAAGCCCGAATCAGTTATCAGGGCGGTGCATGATCACCTTCTGGCCCTGCCTGTAGAATCAGGGCGTTCGACCGATGAACTCACTCTCGACCCGGTTCAGAAGGCTCGGGAGACGGTAGCAGAGTTTTTCGGCTGCGAGAACCCTGACAATCTGATCTTTACATCCGGGGCAACCCAGTCGCTGAATATGCTGATCCACGGGTTTGCTGTCGGACAGGCATCTCAGTTCCATGCGATCACCACGGACCTTGATCATAACTCTGTCCTACGTCCACTCACGACTCTTGCAGATCAACGAAGGATAACCCTCTCGATCATCCCATCCCGTGATGGATATATTCGTCCTGCTGATGTGCGGGATGAAATAAAGGATGACACCCGGCTTCTTGTCATAAACCAGGGAAGCAATGTCATTGGGACAGTCCAGAAGATACAGGAGATACATGCTGCACTCAAAGGAACCGGAATATTCCTGCTTGTCGATGGATCGCAGACTGCCGGACAGATCCCAGTCGATCTCTCACGACTTGGTGCTGATGCCTTTGTCTTCACCGGACATAAGTACCTCTTTGGCATGCCGGGAACCGGAGGTTTCTGGATCCGCGATCCCGAAGCAGTACAGCCGATCATGCAGGGAGGCACAGGTACAAACTCGTCAGATCTCAGGCAACCGGCAATGCTTCCGGAGCGGTACGAAGCAGGAACGCCCAACTATCCCGGTATTATCTCGCTTGAAGCAGGGGTCACGTATATTCAGGAAACCGGGTTCGATAGGATTGCTGATCATCAGAAAAGGTGCATTGACGCTTTTTATGAACCGTTGAAGGATTCTGATTCGGTGATCAGGTACCACCCATCACCTGATATCCCCGTCTTTGCAGTAAACATTAAAGGAATGGATCCCGACACGGCAGGTTTTGTGCTCAGAACTACATATGGTCTCATAACCAGAACCGGACTCCATTGTGCCCCTCTGATTCACAATCAGATAACAGTAGGAAAAGGATGCGTGAGGCTCAGCCCGTCGCTCCTCACCGACCCGGCAGATTGCCGGTACGCCGGAGAGATCCTGGCAACTCTGGGGAAGCAGGTTCGGGCATCAGGAATGTAA
- a CDS encoding DUF364 domain-containing protein, with protein sequence MTLKPATILEKGYQKLLSEYRRLNLPDVRVKQLGLNPGWNAVIGTDGCSGVAMSFQDNNPLYGTEQTGIDPAYLQSCIGRPLFEVARETIGEQCLGRRSVGLAALNALSQPLVTDEVLLEKGYKVGIEVKDLVRSDDNLVIVGYGGLVKSYAGRCRELHVTDQRPVEAFRTTIIGETITYGPAGITVHPADENREVLADADVAIITGSTLVNGTFEEVVGYAKNARIRALYGSSAQLLPDVLFENGITIAMSVAISDPEKFEYDVMNAPDMETALRKHQRKYNVGNL encoded by the coding sequence ATGACCCTGAAACCGGCGACGATCCTTGAAAAAGGATACCAGAAACTGCTCAGCGAGTACAGACGACTAAATCTCCCTGATGTAAGGGTGAAGCAGCTCGGTCTTAATCCGGGATGGAATGCTGTTATCGGAACCGATGGGTGCTCTGGGGTTGCGATGAGTTTCCAGGACAACAATCCCCTCTATGGCACTGAACAGACCGGCATCGATCCTGCGTACCTCCAATCCTGTATCGGCAGACCGCTCTTTGAGGTTGCCAGGGAGACGATTGGAGAGCAATGCCTGGGCAGGCGTTCCGTCGGCCTTGCTGCCCTCAACGCCCTCTCACAGCCGCTGGTCACCGATGAAGTCCTGCTGGAGAAAGGGTACAAGGTAGGGATAGAGGTCAAGGACCTTGTCAGGAGTGATGACAACCTCGTGATTGTTGGATATGGGGGGCTTGTAAAGAGTTATGCCGGAAGGTGCAGGGAACTGCATGTCACCGATCAGCGCCCGGTTGAAGCGTTCAGGACAACGATAATTGGTGAGACCATCACCTATGGTCCTGCAGGGATAACCGTGCATCCTGCTGATGAAAATAGAGAAGTGCTTGCCGATGCGGATGTCGCCATCATCACCGGATCTACTCTTGTGAACGGGACCTTTGAAGAAGTTGTTGGATATGCAAAGAATGCCAGAATCAGAGCGCTCTATGGGTCGAGTGCCCAGTTACTACCGGATGTGCTCTTTGAGAATGGTATCACCATCGCGATGTCGGTAGCCATCAGCGATCCTGAAAAGTTCGAGTATGATGTTATGAATGCTCCGGATATGGAGACAGCTCTCCGTAAACACCAGCGAAAATATAACGTAGGGAACCTGTAA
- a CDS encoding PKD domain-containing protein gives MDTGGLAYSIWYLKVACMLLICLAGSGSLVSAYHIPTVDEGLLSDRGCYIGAYLGGNQGSNNVACVNYYQKAQPNPWETQIWDHPGTYGERASDGVAAVDTGIDTFRTSLESIHPGSGNKQLLFSRYYNLASYPDSDYGKIKYTPSSSCIAWAEHVLQQGGIPVIVLYPWSYTASDGTLDLSATAGGSKSGTQKLSDIAGLCDALSKKYSDKSGKAATILICFGLEYNAQWVVNPSGNDSIDDANKKAWRKAFRTAYSVVHGQANPSVQMIWAGNIAQKKEDRLYYWPGTGDNGEQLSKDSVDWVGMTWYPWPGGPTSLAQLKGFYDYYSVEKKHPFIFMETSADGQGSAEKEKQYKENQVTYLYNATTLSAFPNIKGIIWFDVIKGEAKSGSDGTMVAKNFLIPDGDWDNHDKSISIPGTLYSLSNRTRMMSNLYPDAATDSYFLGKSGNLVVADYSTRFGRNAYSIQLVDSSKGQVTAWKWNVNNDTIPEYETKNATHTFDMYGKYPINLTIKAGDEEQTEMRVIRIPGGLISDKPFISFGTKPDNGFLFIDNTFYGRTNGTEKFFQVPPGTHTIRIVRDGYRPWSARYSLQWPEMKNYGIINLTRNPETK, from the coding sequence ATGGACACGGGGGGACTGGCATACTCAATTTGGTATCTCAAGGTAGCATGCATGTTGCTGATCTGTCTGGCAGGGTCAGGGAGCCTTGTCTCTGCATATCATATCCCGACTGTTGATGAAGGACTGCTTTCAGACAGGGGATGTTACATCGGGGCATATCTTGGTGGAAACCAGGGTTCAAACAATGTAGCATGTGTAAATTACTATCAAAAAGCACAACCAAACCCGTGGGAGACGCAGATCTGGGATCATCCGGGAACATATGGAGAACGTGCATCTGATGGTGTTGCAGCAGTGGATACCGGTATCGACACCTTCAGAACAAGTTTAGAGAGTATTCACCCAGGAAGCGGGAACAAACAACTGCTCTTCTCACGATACTATAACCTCGCCAGTTATCCTGATTCTGACTACGGCAAGATCAAATATACGCCTTCCTCCTCCTGTATTGCCTGGGCTGAACATGTCCTCCAGCAGGGCGGTATTCCGGTTATCGTCCTGTATCCCTGGTCATATACCGCATCTGACGGTACCCTTGATCTATCAGCAACTGCCGGAGGATCAAAGAGCGGAACTCAGAAACTCAGTGATATCGCAGGTCTGTGCGATGCATTGAGTAAAAAATACTCTGATAAATCTGGAAAAGCGGCAACAATCCTGATCTGCTTTGGTCTTGAGTACAACGCCCAGTGGGTTGTCAATCCGAGCGGGAATGATAGTATTGACGATGCCAATAAAAAGGCCTGGAGAAAGGCGTTTCGCACGGCTTACTCGGTTGTTCATGGACAAGCAAACCCAAGCGTTCAGATGATCTGGGCAGGCAACATCGCCCAGAAAAAAGAGGATCGCTTATATTACTGGCCAGGAACCGGTGATAACGGTGAGCAACTCAGTAAAGATTCGGTAGACTGGGTGGGCATGACCTGGTATCCCTGGCCGGGAGGCCCGACATCCCTCGCTCAACTGAAAGGATTCTATGACTATTATTCGGTAGAAAAGAAGCATCCGTTCATTTTCATGGAGACCTCGGCTGATGGGCAGGGATCTGCTGAGAAGGAGAAACAGTACAAAGAGAATCAGGTAACCTATCTCTATAACGCTACAACGCTCTCGGCATTCCCCAATATCAAAGGGATCATCTGGTTTGATGTTATTAAAGGAGAAGCGAAGAGTGGATCTGATGGAACAATGGTTGCAAAAAACTTCCTGATTCCTGATGGAGATTGGGACAACCATGACAAGAGTATTTCGATTCCCGGCACGCTCTACTCGTTATCAAACCGGACCAGGATGATGAGTAATCTGTATCCTGATGCGGCTACAGACTCCTACTTCCTTGGGAAATCAGGGAATCTGGTGGTTGCTGATTATTCAACCCGGTTTGGACGCAATGCGTATTCAATACAACTGGTTGATTCAAGCAAAGGTCAGGTTACTGCATGGAAGTGGAATGTAAACAACGATACGATCCCTGAGTACGAGACAAAGAATGCCACCCACACCTTTGATATGTACGGAAAATATCCGATAAATCTCACCATAAAGGCAGGCGATGAAGAACAGACCGAGATGAGAGTGATACGGATCCCGGGCGGACTGATATCTGACAAACCCTTCATCTCTTTTGGAACAAAGCCTGATAATGGATTTTTATTCATTGATAACACGTTTTATGGGCGTACAAACGGGACTGAGAAGTTCTTCCAGGTCCCTCCCGGAACCCATACCATCAGGATAGTTAGGGATGGATACAGGCCCTGGTCTGCCCGATACTCACTTCAATGGCCTGAGATGAAGAATTATGGCATCATCAACCTGACCCGGAATCCCGAAACCAAATAA
- a CDS encoding ABC transporter permease has protein sequence MMKPGTINSGNLITKIAPVLFGLIVLITILFFTLPLLSLVLRITPEEFIAAILKPEVESAIYLSLITAAASTMVVVLIGTPLAYLNARVPYRGRDFVETLLDLPIVLPPSVAGLALLVLFGRRGLIGSHLNDMGIAIIFTIFAVVLAQVFVAGPLYIRQAKTAFAMVDQSYEAASRTLGASPLATFFRITIPLAWTGLVSGVILGFARAIGEFGATIMVAGNLPGKTQTMPLAIYGLMQNDLAASISLSLVLIGISCVILVTIRVLAGRSL, from the coding sequence ATGATGAAACCTGGCACCATCAATTCTGGAAACCTGATAACCAAGATAGCACCGGTTCTATTCGGTCTGATCGTTCTCATAACTATACTCTTCTTCACGCTCCCCCTGCTCTCACTTGTGCTGCGGATAACTCCCGAAGAGTTCATCGCCGCAATTCTTAAACCAGAGGTTGAGAGTGCAATATATCTCTCGCTCATCACCGCTGCAGCCTCAACGATGGTTGTTGTTCTCATCGGCACACCGCTTGCCTACCTGAATGCACGGGTGCCGTATCGGGGGAGAGATTTTGTCGAGACCCTGCTCGATCTTCCGATTGTTCTGCCACCATCTGTTGCCGGTCTTGCACTGCTTGTTCTCTTCGGCAGGCGGGGGCTCATCGGTTCTCACCTGAATGACATGGGGATTGCTATTATATTTACCATCTTTGCCGTGGTCCTTGCCCAGGTGTTTGTGGCAGGACCATTGTATATCAGGCAGGCAAAGACCGCTTTTGCCATGGTTGATCAGTCGTATGAGGCGGCATCACGGACACTAGGTGCCTCTCCATTAGCCACCTTTTTCAGAATAACCATCCCTCTTGCCTGGACCGGTCTTGTATCCGGAGTAATTCTCGGTTTTGCCAGGGCTATCGGTGAGTTCGGGGCAACAATCATGGTTGCGGGAAATCTGCCCGGGAAGACACAGACGATGCCCCTTGCTATCTATGGCCTGATGCAGAATGATCTCGCGGCTTCGATATCCTTATCACTTGTGCTTATCGGGATATCCTGCGTTATTCTTGTCACAATACGTGTACTTGCAGGGAGGTCTCTCTGA
- a CDS encoding aminoglycoside phosphotransferase family protein encodes MNPDTRVLNQIRDLVDFVDISPISKGYSSDLKYLLTTKNGRKYLARITMSDESRVLKSGENQYNRMKELRQYSLLVPELHHFKIADDGLSCLMIHDYIDGEDGEKALILMSSEDQYRVGYQAGEELKKLHQFPAPPEIASWHMMKKRKHEWYCAEFLREPVKTADIHLDAIQLYVSDHLRLMEGVRQTFQHDDYHPANLIFQNRQLKGIIDFNRSDWGDPIHDFYKVALFTRHVSVPFARGQVDGYWSSNIPLDFWKRYALYCAMSIVPDLVWSARHSRQTGSDELDRSIRRIQAMVKDHEGFSRIIPRWYST; translated from the coding sequence ATGAACCCTGATACCCGGGTACTGAACCAAATTCGTGACCTTGTTGACTTTGTAGATATCAGCCCGATATCAAAGGGTTATTCTTCTGACCTGAAGTACCTCCTGACCACAAAGAACGGGAGAAAGTACCTGGCACGGATCACTATGTCTGATGAGAGCAGGGTTCTCAAGTCAGGAGAGAATCAGTACAATCGTATGAAAGAACTCAGACAGTACTCGTTGCTTGTCCCTGAACTACATCACTTCAAGATCGCCGATGATGGCTTATCATGCCTGATGATCCATGACTACATTGACGGAGAAGATGGTGAAAAAGCACTCATTCTGATGAGCAGTGAAGATCAGTACAGAGTAGGATACCAGGCAGGGGAAGAGCTAAAGAAACTTCATCAGTTTCCAGCTCCACCTGAAATCGCCTCCTGGCATATGATGAAAAAACGAAAACACGAGTGGTATTGTGCTGAATTTCTACGTGAACCGGTAAAAACAGCAGACATTCACCTGGATGCGATTCAGCTGTATGTCAGCGATCATCTGCGTCTCATGGAAGGGGTCAGACAGACTTTTCAACATGATGATTATCACCCAGCCAATCTGATCTTTCAGAACAGGCAGTTGAAGGGGATTATTGACTTTAACAGGTCTGACTGGGGTGATCCAATCCATGATTTTTACAAAGTTGCCCTGTTCACCCGCCATGTCAGTGTCCCGTTTGCACGTGGGCAGGTTGACGGATATTGGAGTAGCAATATCCCTTTGGATTTCTGGAAAAGATATGCCCTCTACTGTGCCATGAGTATCGTTCCGGACCTTGTCTGGTCAGCAAGACATTCCAGACAGACCGGATCAGATGAACTCGATCGCTCAATCAGACGTATACAGGCCATGGTCAAGGATCATGAGGGCTTCTCCAGGATTATCCCCCGATGGTACAGCACATAA
- a CDS encoding class I SAM-dependent methyltransferase, translated as MTQSLFSHHISSAPSSYHLTEERSHRMRQRIFITNPPAEPDHLFATINRMAAEAQQFYSLIAALNIRLFDHLDVPVSLDDLRQIVPHSDMIPPLLGILVDCGFISEDEAMYQNTPVASTYFTTQSPYYQGAYLEKIRKKISELWVNLPDVIRNGPVVYDKKEFFCDMCLPPMAENAMTGRLQHVVRSIVAMPEFLSAHKMLDLGGGHGLYSIALASLKWDLISIVFDLPEVTDTTCDYIIAHDMDEQVKVFPGNFFTDELGTGYDLILSSSNPSGKKTAMISKIYNALAPGGIFVNIQSSDTDIVDNPVSQLERKMWMVDGEPEWKSHKGKQPFLSDTYVHALRECGFEIKQVEQIPDLCKDDFMVTMIICKKKEQMRPAPSLRITLLSRKQREQTVTLTVDTQDPDWLKTLSLMGLSSSAEERQKSQAHR; from the coding sequence ATGACCCAATCACTCTTTTCACACCACATTTCATCTGCCCCATCCTCATATCATCTGACCGAAGAGAGAAGTCATCGGATGAGGCAGCGGATATTTATTACAAATCCACCAGCAGAACCAGATCACCTCTTTGCCACAATCAACCGGATGGCTGCAGAGGCACAGCAGTTCTACTCTCTCATTGCTGCACTGAATATCAGACTGTTTGATCATCTTGATGTACCGGTCTCACTCGATGATCTCCGCCAGATAGTTCCTCATTCTGATATGATCCCCCCGCTTCTGGGAATCCTGGTGGATTGTGGATTTATCAGTGAAGATGAGGCCATGTACCAGAATACTCCGGTGGCATCCACATACTTCACGACGCAATCACCCTATTATCAGGGGGCATACCTGGAGAAGATCAGAAAGAAGATATCAGAACTCTGGGTCAATCTCCCAGATGTCATCAGGAACGGCCCGGTTGTGTACGATAAGAAGGAGTTCTTCTGCGATATGTGCCTTCCACCGATGGCAGAGAATGCCATGACCGGCAGGCTACAGCATGTTGTCAGATCGATCGTTGCCATGCCTGAATTTTTGTCTGCTCATAAGATGCTTGACCTTGGTGGAGGACACGGGCTGTACTCGATTGCACTCGCTTCACTGAAGTGGGATCTCATCAGTATCGTGTTTGACCTGCCAGAGGTGACTGATACAACATGCGATTACATTATTGCTCATGATATGGACGAGCAGGTGAAGGTATTTCCAGGTAACTTTTTCACTGACGAACTCGGTACCGGGTATGATCTCATCCTATCATCCTCAAATCCGAGCGGGAAGAAGACCGCCATGATATCGAAGATCTATAATGCTCTGGCCCCGGGAGGTATATTCGTCAACATTCAATCCAGTGATACTGATATCGTGGATAATCCCGTCTCCCAGCTGGAACGCAAGATGTGGATGGTAGACGGAGAACCAGAGTGGAAGTCACACAAAGGGAAGCAGCCATTCCTCTCTGATACGTATGTCCATGCCCTCCGGGAGTGTGGATTTGAGATAAAACAGGTTGAACAGATCCCTGATCTCTGCAAGGATGACTTTATGGTGACCATGATCATCTGCAAGAAGAAAGAACAGATGAGACCAGCCCCATCTCTCCGGATCACGCTCCTCTCAAGAAAACAACGGGAACAGACGGTCACCCTCACGGTTGACACACAGGATCCTGACTGGCTGAAGACACTGTCACTCATGGGCCTCTCTTCTTCAGCCGAAGAGCGGCAGAAATCCCAGGCTCACAGATGA
- a CDS encoding molybdopterin-binding protein encodes MKISARNTLKGTIKSITKGPVNAEVVIDIGNGVLVTSMITAHAVENLGLKEGKEAYAVVKASEVMVAVD; translated from the coding sequence ATGAAAATTAGCGCAAGAAATACACTGAAGGGAACAATCAAGTCGATCACCAAGGGTCCGGTCAACGCTGAAGTGGTCATTGATATCGGCAACGGTGTTCTGGTAACCTCCATGATCACTGCTCATGCGGTTGAGAACCTTGGGCTGAAGGAAGGAAAAGAGGCATATGCAGTGGTAAAGGCAAGCGAAGTAATGGTAGCGGTTGATTAA
- a CDS encoding class I SAM-dependent methyltransferase — MEVGDIDWDGMWREKQQTHSFSSDPDSQQRRWDQMASWYRFWSEHDEYPSKLLQRVQMDREWSVLDIGCGIGTLSIAAAMRAKRVTALDISAQMLDILKIDAERRHLGNIRYLHRTWESIAIGADIKAHDIVVASRAIARTGDLRESLRKINQAARQYSYVTAWGGEQGDFSREFLEAIGRRYTNTPDDVFVFNILHQMEIHPNVEQLECRNPILYTDHEHALQSYQMLLNLTPEETDLARDFLKTHLTRRRDGRYETPETKVRWSLFWWKK; from the coding sequence ATGGAGGTAGGTGATATTGACTGGGACGGAATGTGGAGAGAGAAGCAACAGACACACAGTTTCTCTTCAGACCCCGATTCACAGCAGCGCCGGTGGGATCAGATGGCATCCTGGTACCGGTTCTGGTCAGAGCATGACGAATATCCATCAAAACTCCTACAGCGTGTTCAGATGGATCGGGAATGGTCTGTTCTTGATATCGGGTGCGGGATCGGGACCCTCAGTATTGCTGCAGCGATGAGGGCTAAACGGGTCACAGCCCTCGATATATCTGCGCAGATGCTTGACATTCTCAAGATCGATGCCGAGAGAAGACATCTTGGAAACATCAGGTATCTTCACCGGACATGGGAGAGTATTGCGATAGGTGCTGACATCAAGGCCCATGATATTGTTGTTGCTTCCCGGGCCATTGCACGGACTGGTGATCTCAGGGAGTCACTCAGGAAGATCAACCAGGCAGCCAGGCAGTATTCATATGTGACTGCATGGGGCGGAGAGCAGGGGGATTTTTCCCGTGAATTCCTTGAGGCAATCGGCAGGAGGTATACCAACACTCCGGACGACGTATTTGTCTTCAATATTCTGCATCAGATGGAGATCCATCCCAATGTTGAGCAACTGGAGTGCCGGAATCCGATACTCTATACCGATCATGAGCATGCCCTTCAGAGTTATCAGATGCTCCTGAATCTTACCCCTGAAGAGACAGATTTGGCCAGGGATTTTCTAAAAACCCATCTGACACGAAGACGGGATGGCAGATACGAGACTCCGGAAACGAAGGTCCGGTGGTCCCTTTTCTGGTGGAAGAAGTAG
- a CDS encoding FIST N-terminal domain-containing protein — protein MAIKVAQSLKTEPSAVATEIAASFSDLKPVAVLFFASSQYDPASISRMMKEKFADATVIGCSTAGELVSDSMLKNSVVAMALESDAISGIAADVIDLSDRKAPSRAIIGLAEKFGSKPLDLNPEQYVGIILIDGLSCAEEWLMENIGDLVDIPVIGGSAGDDLAFKKTSVYLDGEVYENSAVLALLKPASRFELVKTQSFCGTGKKLVPTAVDEATRKVIEFNGIPAVTAYAEAVGARESDIASHFMSNPVGLIAEGEPFVRSPQRVDGSSIYFYCQIRNGVDLEVLSSTDIIADTTAAIQKIQNKDTPAKGIINFNCILRTLQLYQEGKNEAYGNIFKNIPTVGFSTYGEEYIGHINQTATMLVFF, from the coding sequence ATGGCAATTAAGGTAGCACAATCATTAAAAACCGAACCATCGGCTGTTGCGACAGAGATTGCAGCATCGTTTTCAGATCTGAAACCGGTAGCAGTTCTCTTTTTTGCTTCATCACAATATGATCCTGCTTCCATCAGCAGGATGATGAAGGAGAAATTCGCTGATGCCACCGTCATCGGGTGTTCAACAGCCGGCGAACTGGTATCAGACAGCATGCTGAAGAACTCTGTTGTAGCCATGGCCCTTGAATCTGATGCAATATCAGGCATTGCAGCAGATGTTATCGATCTCAGTGATCGCAAGGCCCCGTCACGGGCAATTATCGGCCTTGCAGAGAAGTTTGGATCCAAACCGCTCGATCTCAATCCTGAACAGTACGTAGGCATCATCCTTATCGATGGTCTCTCCTGTGCTGAGGAGTGGCTGATGGAAAATATCGGAGATCTGGTTGACATTCCGGTAATTGGAGGATCAGCAGGGGATGACCTTGCTTTTAAGAAGACCAGCGTATATCTGGACGGAGAGGTATACGAGAATTCAGCAGTGCTCGCATTATTGAAGCCGGCCTCCCGGTTCGAACTGGTAAAGACCCAATCGTTCTGCGGGACCGGGAAGAAACTTGTCCCAACCGCAGTAGACGAAGCAACCCGCAAGGTCATCGAGTTCAATGGCATACCGGCAGTTACCGCATATGCAGAGGCAGTCGGCGCCAGGGAGAGCGACATTGCCTCTCATTTCATGTCAAATCCGGTGGGGCTTATTGCCGAAGGTGAGCCGTTTGTGCGAAGTCCGCAGCGGGTTGACGGGAGTTCTATCTACTTCTACTGCCAGATCAGGAACGGTGTGGATCTTGAGGTTCTCTCTTCAACAGATATCATAGCAGACACAACAGCAGCGATTCAGAAGATCCAGAATAAAGATACCCCTGCCAAAGGAATAATAAATTTCAACTGCATCCTCAGGACCCTTCAGCTCTACCAGGAAGGAAAGAATGAGGCATATGGTAATATCTTTAAGAATATTCCAACCGTGGGATTTTCAACCTATGGAGAGGAGTATATCGGACATATCAACCAGACTGCAACGATGCTCGTTTTCTTCTGA
- a CDS encoding YkgJ family cysteine cluster protein codes for MAPSQCRQCGYCCSCMGEVVGIVKQLDQARFRIQFLITGVEQIVTIDPDKQDLFLNQTIPGKKSLSCPFLRKKEDGFVICTVYATRPELCRMYLCPKCRPVS; via the coding sequence ATGGCACCGAGTCAATGCAGACAATGTGGGTATTGTTGCAGTTGTATGGGAGAGGTTGTGGGTATTGTCAAACAACTGGATCAGGCAAGATTCAGAATCCAGTTCCTGATCACCGGAGTTGAACAGATAGTTACGATCGATCCTGACAAGCAGGACCTGTTTCTGAATCAGACAATACCAGGCAAAAAATCTCTCTCATGCCCATTCCTGCGGAAGAAAGAGGATGGGTTTGTGATCTGTACAGTTTATGCCACGAGACCCGAACTCTGCAGGATGTATCTCTGCCCAAAATGCAGACCTGTATCGTAA